The Besnoitia besnoiti strain Bb-Ger1 chromosome IV, whole genome shotgun sequence genome contains a region encoding:
- a CDS encoding hypothetical protein (encoded by transcript BESB_052460) — MPVPMRPTRRVPSRRRHGDSSDEDLPPADSSSRPSAPDNHVRVEWSSSTEDEEDDSDEGVHDPASRTDLYPARTRHKLPALDQLRSDVVTARDAVASRRLAVARLAHGQSGASAPSRRAGGGGQHLSNSDAENYAPGGHPRQAERSPPPQQPTALHWPQKPSGGRRSADAHSEWSASPMGELSREVSPGHVCGRGADSDSLPGRGAFDTVRSVQFGSVSSVGSSGDFRVIGDQPVLVTSPSRHSLRGGWGPSRDMHQYVVRRVSEELCTEEYGEDNSRRLTCCGCMPLIFTRNGWKMLFSVFSQENNFDLLLRNYVPEAPSSRQYTSSPSNIEDAGPPSNTMYSAGMALSQRGGRLMQVGTVAAQYAGRVEQFSKEPTPAVKHKSAMYRILKGYPFVRFRYLPLNHAYDYVLSEVVPVKLIWAVLFALIFQGLLTLCQVWVAQQNPTLLVDAVIRAGVCSAYFLFVFIVSLFARFRSQTELAVTALSAFFFLFCCIFESWQMITARTPSPDTPLTGPSGTVSSLDLIQEYNNLLEFLVVVLLTASSIRTSLLFYVHAAAILNVVFTCAVKTAVTPDPLRRISAVTGEYCIFCSIFVLMYMGYYREVSHRMAFYSWYCAKYKVSPVAGARRLASMSTMCRQRGGTSVEDCSHGKLLGSPAALLKTNDSCACDCSTFVRSTANANNLGVVAVEYERFPAAQEWLPFVALRRVRHVLLKCGRHSAPYTVAPNVSRFALGHEKLRVPPTSFLLNVEADDGGQQLPQRATRQSLGNGQPATVS, encoded by the exons ATGCCCGTCCCGATGCGTCCTACGCGGCGTGTGCcgagtcgccggcgccaTGGCGACTCGAGTGACGAGGACTTGCCGCCTGCGGACTCCTCCAGTCGGCCGTCCGCTCCAGACAATCACGTGAGAGTGGAGTGGTCATCCAGcacggaggacgaggaggacgacagcgacgagggcgTCCACGACCCCGCGAGCCGCACAGATCTTTATCCCGCGCGGA cccgCCATAAGCTTCCAGCACTCGATCAGCTCCGCAGCGACGTTGTTACCGCCCgagacgcggtcgcctcACGGCGTCTGGCTGTTGCCAGACTCGCACATGGGCAGTCGGGTGCTTCCGCACCGTCACGccgcgccgggggggggggccagCATCTTTCCAACTCCGACGCGGAGAACTACGCGCCTGGAGGGCATCCCAGGCAGGCAGAGaggtcgccgcccccccagCAGCCGACTGCGCTGCACTGGCCGCAGAAGCCATCGGGTGGGCGGCGGAGTGCAGACGCGCACTCCGAGTGGTCGGCGAGCCCGATGGGGGAACTTTCTCGAGAGGTCTCTCCGGGTcacgtctgcggccgcggcgcggactcgGACTCTCTCCCAGGGAGAGGGGCTTTCGACACCGTCCGCTCGGTTCAGTTCGGCAGTGTGTCCTCTGtgggctccagcggcgaCTTCCGCGTCATTGGAGACCAGCCGGTGCTGGTCACCAGTCCGAGTCGCCACTCGCTGAGAGGCGGCTGGGGGCCTTCCAGAGATATGCACCAGTATGTTGTTCGGCGGGTGTCTGAGGAGCTCTGCACCGAGGAGTACGGGGAGGACAACAGTCGCCGCCTGACGTGCTGCGGGTGTATGCCCCTCATTTTCACCAGGAATGGGTGGAAAATGCTTTTTTCGGTCTTTTCGCAAGAAAACAACTTCGATCTGCTGCTCCGGAACTACGTGCCCGAAGCCCCTTCGTCTCGGCAATACACGTCGAGCCCCTCCAACA TTGAAGATGCAGGTCCCCCAAGCAACACCATGTACTCCGCCGGAATGGCTCTGTCTCAACGTGGCGGGCGGCTGATGCAGGTCGGTACCGTGGCCGCTCAGTACGCCGGCCGCGTCGAGCAGTTTTCCAAGGAGCCTACGCCGGCGGTCAAGCACAAGTCAGCTATGTACCGGATTCTCAAAGGGTATCCGTTCGTCAGGTTCCGTTACCTGCCGCTCAACCACGCGTACGACTACGTGCTCAGTGAAGTTGTACCGGTGAAGCTCATATGGGCCGTCCTCTTTGCGTTGATATTCCAAGGTCTGCTGACGTTGTGTCAGGTGTGGGTTGCGCAGCAGAACCCGACTCTCCTG GTGGACGCAGTCATCAGGGCGGGTGTTTGCTCGGCTTATTTCCTGTTCGTGTTCAttgtgtctctcttcgcgcgcttccgGTCTCAGACAGAACTGGCGGTTACGgctctctccgcgttcttttttcttttctgctgCATCTTCGAGTCGTGGCAAATGATCACAGCTCGTACACCTTCACCGGATACACCGCTGACGGGACCCAGCGGCACGGTCAGCTCTCTGGATCTCATCCAGGAGTACAACAACTTGCTCGAGTTCCTTGTTGTTGTTCTTTTAACGGCTAGTTCAATACGTACGAGTCTGCTATTCTAtgtgcatgcagctgcgATTTTGAACGTCGTGTTCACATGCGCAGTGAAAACGGCTGTAACTCCAGATCCACTGCGTAGAATATCCGCCGTGACCGGGGAGTACTGCATTTTCTGTAGTATTTTCGTGCTTATGTACATGGGGTATTACAGGGAAGTTAGCCACCGCATGGCATTCTATAGCTGGTACTGTGCAAAGTACAAGGTGTCTCCAGTTGCCGGAGCTAGGCGGCTTGCCAGCATGTCTACCATGTGCCG GCAACGTGGAGGAACGTCCGTCGAGGACTGTTCACATGGCAAGCTGTTGGGATCCCCCGCAGCACTGTTGAAGACGAACGACTCGTGTGCGTGTGATTGTAGCACGTTCGTCCGTAGTACAGCCAACGCC AACAACTTGGGCGTTGTCGCTGTGGAGTACGAGAGGTTTCCGGCCGCGCAGGAATGGCTCCCATTTGTCGCCCTGCGGAGGGTACGACACGTGCTGCTGAA GTGCGGCCGTCACAGCGCGCCGTATACTGTGGCACCGAACGTTAGCCGTTTTGCACTTGGGCACGAAAAACTTCGCGTACCGCCAACGAGCTTTCTTCTCAATGTCGAGGCGGACGATGGAGGACAACAACTCCCGCAACGCGCCACGCGACAAAGCTTAGGCAACGGACAGCCAGCTACTGTGTCGTAG